One genomic segment of [Phormidium] sp. ETS-05 includes these proteins:
- a CDS encoding serine/threonine-protein kinase, translating into MEENTIATQGYQIIRELGHNRAGGRVTYLATNHSPPSDTGNDELVVIKEFQFASGSNSTWEIYEEYQREIQVLQGLNHPGIPRYIESFQTDAGFCLVQEYKEAPPLSLTGSIWKPEQIKQIALDILEILSYLQHRLPPVIHRDIKPENILVSQHQNLGAEIVTATDKKQIDVYLVDFGFARIGQDPVAISSMVKGTMGFMPPEQIFNRELTTASDLYGVGATLICLLTGTKSQDIGNLIDQNYRIHFQSLLRKVSREFSRWLEKMVEPKPQDRFADADAALAALKPLSVVSVPKLRFSTKTVQLEPANLEGIATATITVQNTNRGMTLAGKWKVAAHPHDPKVKPPGHAWIAVTPQRFRGNKTDCQIAVDTGKLLAGKSYQRQLLLEVNGGLESHKITVKVKTPPLLTARTELPYGWLLLLAVLGVNTMWTWGANLVGEMLAQLGRMYFGVLLVLVLWVGMAAYKAIDLEPAAAKIGAKTGAIAGVLTTVELFLLLNGDISLWWEQGMVTAVLGGILGAVAAALTETWTWNLTINGALLKGKQLAGVLAGVLAGFGPVASHLDWVPLGLGFAVWYGVVVGFAALAGLVVSLVSAKGFGEHEAIGISLATAVAGLCVGIFPQVGWHSLAIWPLLGLLVTVVPLGYIMYETQARSAIVTRYRQRQPNLIKP; encoded by the coding sequence ATGGAAGAAAACACAATCGCCACTCAGGGCTATCAAATTATCCGAGAACTCGGCCACAACCGGGCTGGTGGCAGAGTCACCTATCTAGCCACCAATCATAGCCCCCCCAGCGACACAGGTAACGACGAGCTAGTAGTAATCAAAGAATTTCAATTCGCCAGTGGCAGCAATAGCACATGGGAAATCTACGAAGAATATCAACGGGAAATTCAAGTTTTGCAAGGACTCAATCATCCCGGCATTCCCCGCTATATTGAATCGTTCCAAACTGATGCGGGTTTCTGCCTCGTCCAAGAATACAAAGAAGCTCCCCCCCTCAGCCTCACTGGCAGCATCTGGAAACCAGAGCAAATCAAGCAAATTGCTCTTGACATTTTAGAGATTTTATCCTATTTGCAACACCGGCTGCCTCCGGTGATTCACCGGGATATCAAACCAGAAAATATTTTAGTTAGCCAACATCAAAACTTAGGCGCAGAAATTGTAACTGCCACGGATAAAAAACAAATCGATGTTTATTTAGTGGATTTCGGCTTTGCGCGGATTGGGCAAGACCCCGTAGCCATTAGCAGTATGGTGAAAGGCACTATGGGATTTATGCCGCCAGAGCAGATTTTCAACCGGGAGCTGACTACTGCATCAGACCTCTATGGGGTGGGGGCAACTCTCATCTGCTTACTGACGGGGACGAAATCTCAAGATATTGGCAACTTAATCGACCAAAATTATCGGATTCACTTCCAATCGTTGTTACGGAAAGTCAGCCGGGAGTTTAGCCGCTGGCTGGAAAAAATGGTGGAACCGAAACCCCAAGACCGGTTTGCGGATGCTGATGCGGCTTTGGCGGCGCTGAAACCTTTATCGGTGGTATCGGTGCCGAAATTGCGGTTTAGTACCAAAACTGTGCAATTAGAACCGGCCAATTTGGAAGGAATCGCTACCGCTACGATTACTGTGCAAAATACCAATCGGGGCATGACTCTGGCGGGGAAATGGAAAGTAGCGGCGCATCCTCACGACCCAAAGGTTAAGCCGCCCGGTCACGCTTGGATTGCGGTGACGCCCCAGAGATTTCGAGGCAATAAAACTGATTGTCAAATTGCCGTGGATACGGGGAAGTTGCTGGCTGGTAAAAGTTATCAAAGACAGCTTTTGTTAGAGGTAAATGGGGGATTGGAATCCCACAAGATTACGGTGAAAGTGAAGACGCCTCCCCTGCTCACGGCGCGGACGGAGCTGCCTTATGGTTGGTTGTTGCTGTTGGCGGTATTGGGTGTGAATACGATGTGGACTTGGGGGGCAAATTTGGTGGGGGAGATGTTGGCACAATTGGGGCGGATGTATTTTGGGGTGTTGTTGGTGTTGGTGTTGTGGGTAGGGATGGCGGCGTATAAGGCGATCGACCTTGAACCCGCCGCCGCTAAAATTGGCGCTAAAACTGGGGCGATCGCGGGTGTCTTGACCACCGTGGAGCTATTCTTACTCCTCAATGGTGACATTAGCCTCTGGTGGGAACAGGGGATGGTGACAGCGGTTCTGGGGGGGATATTGGGGGCCGTGGCGGCGGCGTTGACAGAAACTTGGACTTGGAATTTGACCATTAATGGCGCATTGCTAAAGGGGAAGCAACTGGCGGGAGTGCTGGCGGGAGTGCTGGCGGGGTTCGGACCGGTAGCATCACATCTGGACTGGGTGCCTTTAGGTCTGGGGTTTGCGGTTTGGTATGGTGTGGTGGTGGGATTTGCCGCCTTGGCGGGGTTGGTGGTATCGTTGGTGTCCGCCAAAGGTTTTGGGGAGCATGAGGCGATCGGAATTTCCCTGGCGACAGCAGTGGCGGGACTTTGTGTGGGAATTTTCCCGCAGGTGGGTTGGCATTCATTAGCCATCTGGCCCTTGTTGGGGTTGCTGGTGACTGTGGTGCCCCTGGGGTACATTATGTATGAAACGCAGGCGCGATCGGCCATCGTCACCCGTTACCGCCAACGCCAACCCAACCTCATTAAACCCTAA
- a CDS encoding Fic family protein translates to MNSFTEGFIEQQVINQGILQTIRLLGEYKGKQELFKEQAPQVIKTLRQAAIIQSTESSNRIEGITVPWKRIKKLVAEKTNPRDRSEQEIAGYRNVLNTIHSSYAHIPFTPSIVLQLHRDIYQFSAHPGGRWKAIDNEISATYPDGTKVVRFRPKPAYETPAAMARLHQEFNRLFGSRGQ, encoded by the coding sequence ATGAATTCATTTACCGAGGGATTTATTGAGCAGCAAGTAATTAATCAAGGAATCCTGCAAACGATTCGCCTCCTTGGCGAATACAAAGGCAAACAAGAATTATTTAAAGAACAAGCACCCCAAGTTATCAAAACTCTGCGACAAGCCGCCATTATTCAAAGTACCGAATCCTCTAACCGCATTGAAGGGATTACCGTACCCTGGAAACGAATTAAAAAACTGGTAGCGGAAAAAACCAACCCACGAGATAGAAGCGAGCAAGAAATCGCCGGATATAGAAATGTGCTAAACACAATTCATAGCAGCTATGCCCATATTCCTTTTACACCGAGTATAGTTTTACAACTCCATCGGGATATTTATCAATTTTCTGCCCATCCCGGAGGGCGGTGGAAAGCCATAGATAATGAAATTAGCGCTACCTATCCCGACGGGACTAAAGTGGTGAGATTTCGCCCCAAACCTGCTTATGAGACACCCGCAGCAATGGCTCGCCTACACCAAGAGTTTAACCGGCTTTTTGGGAGTCGGGGACAATAG
- the rppB gene encoding two-component system sensor histidine kinase RppB → MQENILFQRTRLRLALWYAGVMGLILGLCGLGLYEAIAHAHWMTQDREINSVAGTLHDSLEPVLKIPGRLEPDVERFLPDLCIENPRGEIQCSTNSNQQRHVIGAIHQGIYYVKLSNLSGKIMATAGSLPQGKSPAVTTISPGHKSPSVTKFTDSRGTPYLLISIMLHTQNQQNWGYLQVGRSIQDAHNYLFAVKLVIILGLPLALLAVGAASWFLAGLAMQPIYLSYRQVQQFTADAAHELRTPLAAIRATVEATISSKHTDNFAATAATALESIERQNHRLSQLVQDLLLLARMDRQTLPIKYIPCCLQDIIADLEEEIAALALEAEVNLTTDIRSLEPLEVMGDSPQLYRLLFNLTTNAIHYTPPGGKVTIILENHHPWAMIHVVDTGIGIPAAELGRIFNRFYRVQSDRSRASGGAGLGLAIARRIAQAHHSTITVQSQLGKGSTFTVRLPLQKKS, encoded by the coding sequence ATGCAGGAAAATATCTTATTTCAAAGAACGCGCCTGAGACTAGCTTTGTGGTATGCTGGGGTAATGGGCTTAATTCTCGGCTTGTGTGGGTTGGGATTATATGAAGCGATCGCCCACGCCCACTGGATGACCCAAGACCGAGAAATCAACTCCGTAGCCGGAACCCTTCACGACAGCTTAGAACCCGTCCTCAAAATTCCCGGACGCCTAGAACCAGACGTGGAGCGGTTCCTACCAGATTTGTGCATAGAAAACCCCAGGGGCGAAATTCAATGTAGCACCAATAGCAACCAGCAACGCCACGTTATTGGGGCGATTCACCAAGGCATTTACTATGTCAAACTATCCAATTTATCAGGCAAAATTATGGCCACAGCGGGCAGTCTTCCCCAAGGCAAATCACCCGCTGTCACCACGATTTCCCCAGGGCATAAATCCCCATCCGTCACCAAATTTACCGACAGCCGGGGCACTCCCTACCTGCTGATTTCCATCATGCTGCATACCCAGAATCAGCAAAACTGGGGATATTTGCAAGTAGGGCGATCGATCCAAGACGCTCACAATTATTTATTCGCCGTGAAACTGGTAATTATCCTCGGACTACCCCTGGCTTTACTCGCCGTCGGTGCAGCCAGTTGGTTCCTCGCCGGTTTAGCCATGCAGCCCATATATTTATCCTACCGCCAAGTGCAACAATTTACCGCCGATGCTGCTCACGAATTGCGCACCCCCCTAGCCGCCATCCGCGCCACCGTTGAAGCTACAATTAGCAGTAAACATACCGATAACTTTGCCGCCACCGCCGCCACTGCCTTAGAAAGCATAGAACGCCAAAATCACCGCCTATCGCAATTAGTGCAAGACTTGTTACTTCTTGCCCGCATGGATAGACAAACATTACCCATCAAATATATCCCCTGCTGCCTCCAAGATATCATCGCCGATTTAGAAGAAGAAATCGCCGCTTTAGCTCTAGAAGCTGAGGTCAATTTAACCACCGATATCCGCAGTTTAGAACCTCTAGAAGTGATGGGAGACTCCCCACAGTTATATCGTCTCTTATTTAACCTCACCACTAATGCTATCCACTACACACCCCCTGGCGGTAAAGTCACGATTATTTTAGAAAATCACCATCCTTGGGCAATGATTCATGTAGTTGATACGGGGATAGGCATTCCTGCAGCGGAATTAGGCAGAATTTTCAATCGATTTTATCGCGTGCAGAGCGATCGGTCTCGTGCCTCCGGTGGCGCCGGATTAGGTTTAGCCATTGCCCGCCGCATCGCCCAAGCACACCATAGCACCATCACCGTCCAAAGTCAACTAGGCAAAGGCAGCACTTTTACCGTTCGCCTCCCTCTCCAGAAAAAATCCTAG
- a CDS encoding serine/threonine-protein kinase, whose amino-acid sequence MSYCLNPHCQKPENPETVNFCQHCGSRLQLKDRYRALRQIGEGGFGRTFIAEDADRLNAKCLIKQFLPLPQVQQKPGLLEKAREMFAHEAYQLLQLGNHSQIPTLFADLEQEGCLYLVQEFIDGQNLLEELQDRGHFTGEEIEAILLDLLPVLQYIHDRDVIHRDIKPENIIRRRSDGKLVLIDFGVAKQLSGSVLLKTGTKLGTEGYAPIEQLRGGKAYPASDIYSLGVTCMHLLTGEEPDRLYDPMNGRWLWREELMQKGISIGPRLGRVLDKMLQEWVSDRYGSATEVISDLYWAMPVTATSATLPTNNNPATTISQTWKCVHTLTSHSNYVIGVVISPDNRTLVSCSYDKTIKVWELKTGSLHGSIKAHTRWVSCIAISPDNQILASGSLDNTVKLWHLGSGNPIRTLEGLSGYAISLAMSPTLRGNKILAGGTFDKTINLWDVDTGNPIGVLKGHTGYIETLAIAPDGDTLASGGGFDDHTIKLWDLNAGNLIGTLAKHTASVRAVAFTPDGKTLVSGSEDQTIKIWDATRGSLVRTLPKQADWVQAVAIHPNGNLLATGSRDSTINLWHLETGQLLTTLKWHAAAVTSLAFSPDGLYLASASWDKTVKIWQAEES is encoded by the coding sequence ATGAGCTATTGCCTCAATCCCCACTGCCAAAAACCAGAGAATCCCGAAACAGTAAACTTTTGCCAGCATTGCGGCTCGCGGTTGCAATTGAAAGACCGCTACCGAGCGTTAAGGCAAATTGGGGAGGGTGGTTTTGGTAGGACTTTTATTGCTGAAGATGCAGACCGCCTGAATGCCAAATGTTTGATTAAGCAATTTTTGCCTTTACCCCAAGTGCAGCAAAAGCCGGGATTACTGGAAAAAGCGCGGGAAATGTTCGCTCACGAGGCTTATCAGTTGCTGCAACTGGGCAATCATTCCCAAATTCCGACTCTGTTTGCGGATTTGGAGCAAGAAGGTTGCCTGTATTTGGTGCAGGAGTTTATCGATGGCCAAAATTTGCTCGAAGAGTTGCAGGACCGGGGACATTTTACTGGGGAAGAAATTGAGGCGATTTTGCTGGATTTGTTGCCGGTGTTGCAGTACATCCACGATCGGGATGTGATTCACCGAGATATCAAACCAGAAAATATCATTCGCCGCCGGAGTGATGGCAAATTGGTGTTGATTGATTTCGGGGTAGCAAAGCAGTTGAGCGGTAGTGTGCTGCTGAAAACCGGGACGAAATTGGGGACGGAAGGTTATGCTCCGATCGAGCAGTTGCGCGGGGGTAAAGCCTATCCGGCGAGTGATATTTATAGTTTGGGCGTCACTTGTATGCACTTGCTCACCGGGGAGGAACCCGATCGACTGTATGACCCGATGAATGGGCGGTGGTTGTGGCGAGAAGAGTTGATGCAAAAGGGCATCAGTATCGGTCCGCGCTTGGGGCGGGTACTGGATAAGATGCTGCAGGAGTGGGTGAGCGATCGCTACGGGTCAGCCACAGAAGTCATATCGGACCTCTACTGGGCAATGCCAGTGACCGCCACATCCGCCACCTTACCCACAAATAACAATCCCGCCACCACCATATCCCAAACCTGGAAATGCGTACATACCCTCACCAGCCATAGCAATTACGTCATCGGTGTGGTCATTAGTCCCGATAACCGCACCCTCGTGAGCTGTAGCTACGATAAAACTATCAAAGTTTGGGAACTGAAAACCGGCAGCCTCCACGGCAGCATCAAGGCTCACACCCGATGGGTGAGCTGCATTGCCATCAGTCCCGATAACCAGATTTTGGCTTCTGGCAGTTTGGATAATACAGTGAAATTGTGGCATTTGGGCAGTGGCAACCCCATCCGCACTTTAGAAGGATTATCAGGATATGCCATTTCTCTGGCCATGAGTCCCACCCTGCGGGGCAACAAAATCCTGGCTGGGGGCACTTTTGACAAAACTATCAACCTCTGGGACGTGGATACGGGCAACCCGATCGGTGTGCTGAAAGGCCATACTGGATATATCGAGACTTTAGCCATAGCTCCCGATGGCGACACCCTCGCCAGCGGCGGCGGTTTCGACGACCACACAATTAAACTGTGGGATTTGAACGCAGGCAATTTAATCGGCACTCTAGCCAAACATACCGCATCCGTGCGCGCCGTCGCCTTCACCCCGGACGGCAAAACCCTGGTCAGCGGTAGCGAAGACCAAACCATTAAAATTTGGGATGCAACTAGGGGTTCGTTAGTCCGCACACTCCCCAAACAAGCGGACTGGGTGCAAGCCGTAGCCATTCACCCCAACGGCAACCTCCTGGCTACCGGTTCCCGAGACAGTACCATCAATTTATGGCATCTAGAAACCGGTCAACTGCTCACTACCCTAAAATGGCACGCCGCCGCCGTTACCTCCCTCGCCTTCAGTCCTGACGGTTTGTACCTCGCCAGTGCCTCTTGGGATAAAACCGTGAAAATTTGGCAAGCTGAGGAGAGTTGA
- a CDS encoding DUF6516 family protein, whose amino-acid sequence MNNSRDYIERIKALIVSSSQFVNYVIVREESQGDRGLFRYRLTMQDGSFLELFEFFMLDDAEVQVTKYSFHWQNADGQLRKRWDNAAHHQEISTYPHHIHDGTEENVMPHQPVNAEDILEIVARLTKT is encoded by the coding sequence ATGAATAATTCCCGTGATTATATAGAGCGAATTAAAGCCCTAATTGTATCTAGTTCACAATTTGTAAATTATGTAATCGTTCGGGAAGAATCTCAAGGAGATAGAGGGCTATTTCGATACCGGCTTACCATGCAAGATGGCAGTTTTTTAGAGCTATTCGAGTTTTTTATGTTGGACGATGCAGAAGTGCAAGTTACTAAATATAGCTTTCACTGGCAGAATGCTGACGGTCAGTTAAGAAAGCGTTGGGATAACGCAGCACACCATCAAGAAATATCCACGTATCCCCACCACATCCATGATGGAACAGAAGAAAATGTAATGCCCCATCAACCGGTTAACGCTGAAGATATATTGGAGATAGTTGCTAGATTGACCAAAACTTAA
- a CDS encoding serine/threonine-protein kinase, with translation MTNSPDFTAYGYQVERELGRNRAGGRITYLATATSTQQGVVIKQFQFAVASSDWSGYKAHEREIEVLRSLNHPGIPRYLDSFEMEDGFCMVQEYKPADSLAVKRSFAAEEVKEIAIKALQILVYLQSQTPPIIHRDVKPENILVDKKLNVYLVDFGFARAGDGEIAHSSMVKGTMGFMPPEQLFNRQLTLASDLYGLGATLICLLTGTKSTNIADLLDENYRIEFRNLLPKVSMRWIWWLETMVQPGITDRYPNAAAAMAALEPIYVNRTPEVRINPERLELKATHIGEKLVASVNVTNFVPDTVLQGMWELEEDSWISISPIKFEGNAVKCEILVETDWLRAGQLYQREVCLKSNAVPESAAVLLVVETAPVPLQRRQIPGNWLGLLFATASGGTLIGSVVQAQQLSLLVWFVLSVSAIGYGVMSRIYDSHRLNSSIIKLAAVCGMTVVAAAIGGFALGIAAGATVTGAGETAITITTSIAVGIAWLLATHSIKKDFGSAIAMIISLLTAASGISLGIGLKLPSLSSFLILAAVTGLPVIALKLSLPVIYQYRLAQYRRAETRLIKS, from the coding sequence ATGACCAATTCACCAGATTTTACCGCTTACGGCTATCAAGTAGAAAGAGAACTGGGGCGAAATCGCGCTGGGGGACGCATCACCTACTTGGCTACCGCCACATCTACCCAGCAAGGAGTAGTAATTAAGCAGTTTCAATTTGCCGTCGCCAGTTCCGACTGGTCGGGATACAAAGCCCATGAGCGGGAAATTGAGGTTTTGCGCTCCCTAAATCACCCCGGTATCCCTCGCTATCTGGACTCTTTTGAGATGGAAGATGGCTTTTGCATGGTGCAGGAGTATAAACCAGCGGATTCCCTGGCAGTCAAACGCAGTTTTGCAGCGGAAGAGGTGAAAGAAATCGCCATAAAAGCGTTACAAATCTTGGTTTACCTGCAAAGTCAAACGCCGCCGATTATCCATCGGGATGTTAAGCCAGAAAATATTTTAGTTGATAAGAAGCTAAATGTTTATTTAGTTGATTTTGGTTTTGCCAGAGCTGGGGATGGCGAGATAGCCCATAGCAGTATGGTGAAAGGCACGATGGGATTTATGCCGCCGGAGCAGCTATTTAACCGCCAGTTAACTTTGGCCTCGGATTTGTACGGGTTGGGGGCGACGTTAATTTGTCTGCTCACGGGGACTAAATCCACGAATATCGCGGATTTGTTGGATGAAAATTATCGGATAGAATTCAGAAATTTGCTGCCAAAAGTGAGTATGCGCTGGATTTGGTGGCTGGAAACGATGGTACAGCCAGGGATAACCGATCGTTATCCTAATGCGGCAGCAGCAATGGCAGCTTTAGAGCCGATTTATGTGAATCGCACCCCAGAGGTAAGGATTAATCCAGAGCGGTTGGAGCTGAAAGCGACGCATATCGGGGAAAAACTGGTTGCTAGTGTGAATGTGACGAATTTTGTGCCGGATACGGTATTGCAGGGGATGTGGGAATTGGAAGAAGATAGCTGGATTTCTATATCTCCGATAAAGTTTGAGGGGAACGCGGTTAAGTGTGAGATTTTGGTAGAAACGGATTGGCTGCGGGCGGGTCAATTATACCAGAGGGAGGTATGTTTAAAAAGTAATGCGGTGCCAGAGAGTGCGGCGGTGTTGCTGGTGGTGGAAACGGCCCCAGTGCCTTTACAACGGCGGCAAATACCAGGGAATTGGTTGGGGTTGTTGTTCGCTACTGCTTCTGGTGGCACTCTCATCGGCAGTGTGGTACAGGCGCAGCAGTTATCATTGTTGGTGTGGTTTGTGCTGTCGGTGAGTGCGATCGGCTATGGGGTGATGTCTCGGATTTATGACTCCCACCGGCTTAATAGCTCTATAATCAAACTAGCGGCGGTTTGTGGTATGACTGTGGTAGCGGCTGCGATCGGGGGTTTTGCCCTCGGTATCGCCGCCGGTGCCACCGTCACCGGTGCTGGCGAAACCGCCATCACCATCACCACCAGCATTGCTGTAGGTATTGCTTGGCTCCTCGCCACCCACAGCATCAAAAAAGACTTTGGCAGTGCGATCGCCATGATTATTTCCTTACTCACCGCCGCCAGTGGTATTAGCCTGGGAATTGGATTAAAACTGCCCTCTTTATCATCCTTCCTCATCCTCGCCGCCGTTACCGGTTTACCCGTCATAGCCTTAAAACTCAGCCTCCCAGTCATTTATCAATACCGGCTTGCTCAATATCGGCGCGCTGAAACCCGGTTAATTAAATCATAA
- a CDS encoding heavy metal translocating P-type ATPase: MKSINLQLKGMGCAACATKIEKAIQTLAGVTECSVNFAIARATVKYNPKQATVETIQQAVADAGYGAEPIIELSASLDAEEKNRHNEQKKILNKLVVSGVISVILVVGSLPMMLGINLHIFPAWLHSPWLQLVLTTPILFWCGQSFFVGAWKSFQHRSADMNTLVALGTGAAYLYSLVATVFPGLFHAQGLATDVYYEAAAVIITLILLGRFLESRARGKTSEAIKKLMGLQAKTARVIKNGQEVDIPIEAVQVGDIILVRPGEKIPVDGEVIEGSSAVDESMVTGESLPVTKQVTDEVIGATINKTGSFKMRAARVGQDTVLAQIVKLVQDAQGSKAPIQKLADLVTGWFVPVVIAIAIITFLIWLNFTGNLTLALVNTVAVLIIACPCALGLATPTSIMVGTGLGAEHGILIKGADSLELACKIDTIVLDKTGTITQGKPTVTDYATVAGTAHQNEIKLLRLVAALEANSEHPLAEAVVHYAKSQGVSLPLPDVVDFAAVPGMGVQGYVRDRFVQIGTKRWMNELGINTEVFAQKNESWEAGGKTTAWIAVDGEIEGLLGIADAIKPQAAAAVRAMHKMGLEVVMLTGDNRQTAAAIAQEVGIDRVFAEVRPHEKADTIKSLQGEGKIVAMVGDGINDAPALAVADVGMAIGTGTDVAIAASDITLISGDLFGVVTAIQLSQATLNNIRQNLFFAFIYNIASIPIAAGILYPLFGWLLNPIIAGGAMAFSSVSVVTNALRLRHFKPKFTSF, encoded by the coding sequence ATGAAAAGCATCAATCTGCAATTAAAAGGGATGGGGTGCGCTGCCTGTGCCACCAAAATAGAAAAAGCCATTCAAACCCTAGCCGGGGTTACTGAATGTAGCGTGAATTTTGCCATTGCCCGCGCCACAGTTAAATACAACCCCAAACAAGCTACAGTAGAAACCATCCAGCAAGCCGTAGCCGATGCTGGTTATGGAGCTGAACCGATTATCGAACTTAGCGCCAGTCTCGATGCTGAGGAAAAAAACCGGCATAATGAGCAAAAAAAAATTCTCAATAAACTGGTAGTTAGTGGCGTCATTAGTGTTATCCTAGTGGTAGGTTCTCTGCCCATGATGCTGGGGATAAATCTGCATATTTTTCCCGCATGGTTGCATTCTCCCTGGTTGCAATTAGTGCTGACAACGCCGATACTATTTTGGTGCGGTCAATCATTTTTTGTTGGCGCTTGGAAATCATTTCAGCATCGCTCTGCTGATATGAATACCCTAGTAGCCCTAGGAACCGGCGCCGCTTATTTGTATTCTCTAGTGGCTACGGTATTTCCCGGCTTATTCCATGCCCAAGGTTTAGCTACAGATGTTTATTATGAAGCCGCAGCGGTAATTATTACCCTAATTTTGCTGGGGCGGTTCCTGGAAAGCAGGGCTCGCGGCAAGACTTCAGAAGCGATTAAGAAATTAATGGGATTGCAGGCAAAAACGGCACGAGTGATTAAAAATGGTCAAGAAGTTGATATTCCTATTGAAGCGGTGCAAGTAGGGGATATCATTTTAGTCCGTCCTGGTGAAAAAATACCAGTTGATGGAGAAGTAATAGAAGGCTCTTCCGCTGTGGATGAGTCAATGGTGACGGGGGAATCATTACCCGTTACCAAACAAGTAACCGATGAGGTGATTGGGGCGACAATCAATAAAACTGGCAGTTTTAAAATGCGGGCAGCGCGAGTGGGGCAAGATACGGTATTGGCGCAAATTGTGAAATTAGTACAAGATGCCCAAGGCAGTAAAGCGCCGATTCAAAAATTAGCCGATTTGGTCACGGGCTGGTTTGTCCCAGTAGTGATTGCCATTGCTATTATCACTTTTCTGATTTGGTTGAATTTCACCGGTAATCTCACCCTAGCGTTGGTGAATACGGTGGCAGTTTTGATTATCGCTTGTCCTTGCGCTTTGGGTTTGGCAACGCCTACATCGATTATGGTGGGAACCGGATTGGGGGCAGAACATGGAATTTTGATTAAAGGGGCTGATAGTTTAGAGTTGGCTTGTAAAATTGATACGATCGTCCTGGATAAAACCGGGACTATTACTCAGGGTAAACCGACGGTAACGGATTATGCCACGGTGGCGGGAACGGCTCATCAGAATGAAATTAAACTGTTGCGCTTGGTGGCTGCATTAGAGGCTAATTCTGAGCATCCATTGGCGGAGGCGGTGGTACATTATGCTAAATCTCAGGGGGTGAGTTTGCCTTTACCTGATGTGGTGGATTTTGCGGCAGTTCCAGGCATGGGAGTGCAGGGTTATGTAAGGGACAGATTTGTGCAAATTGGGACGAAAAGATGGATGAATGAGTTGGGGATTAATACGGAAGTTTTCGCCCAGAAAAATGAATCTTGGGAAGCGGGGGGGAAAACTACGGCTTGGATTGCGGTAGATGGAGAAATTGAGGGATTATTAGGGATTGCTGATGCGATTAAACCCCAAGCGGCGGCGGCGGTTCGGGCAATGCACAAAATGGGATTAGAGGTGGTGATGTTGACGGGAGATAATCGCCAAACGGCGGCAGCGATCGCTCAGGAAGTTGGTATCGATCGCGTCTTCGCCGAAGTGCGTCCCCACGAGAAAGCGGATACGATTAAATCTCTGCAAGGGGAAGGGAAAATCGTGGCGATGGTGGGGGATGGGATTAATGATGCTCCTGCTTTGGCGGTAGCTGATGTGGGGATGGCGATCGGGACGGGGACAGATGTGGCGATCGCCGCCAGCGATATCACCCTAATTTCCGGTGACTTGTTCGGTGTCGTCACCGCCATTCAACTCAGCCAAGCCACATTAAACAACATCCGGCAAAACCTGTTTTTTGCCTTTATTTACAACATTGCCAGCATTCCGATCGCGGCAGGCATTCTCTACCCCTTATTTGGCTGGCTGCTCAATCCAATTATCGCCGGAGGGGCGATGGCATTTAGTTCCGTTTCTGTCGTGACAAATGCCTTGCGTCTGCGTCATTTTAAACCGAAATTTACCAGCTTTTAG
- the rppA gene encoding two-component system response regulator RppA, protein MKVLLVEDEPDLGAAIKKALTQAAYVVDWAQNGNEGWDYLEMNLDYTTQGAEYGVAILDWLLPGLSGIELCKRLRKKRSALPVLMLTAKDGEEDKVMGLDAGADDYLVKPFGMRELLARLRALQRRSPTLQPSQLRCGNLMLDWGERTLYYGDGGAEVGIPLTNKEFQLMEYFMRHPNQIITRDQILDRLWELGAEPASNVVAAQMRLLRRKLAENGCNCTIETVYGLGYRLQQDG, encoded by the coding sequence ATGAAAGTGCTGTTGGTAGAAGATGAGCCAGATTTGGGAGCGGCGATTAAAAAGGCTCTTACTCAGGCGGCTTATGTAGTGGATTGGGCACAAAATGGTAATGAGGGGTGGGATTATTTGGAGATGAATTTAGATTATACCACCCAGGGGGCAGAATATGGGGTGGCGATTTTAGATTGGCTGTTACCCGGTTTGTCGGGGATAGAATTGTGTAAAAGACTGAGAAAAAAGCGGTCAGCTTTGCCGGTGTTGATGCTGACGGCGAAGGATGGAGAAGAGGATAAGGTGATGGGTTTGGATGCGGGGGCTGATGATTATTTGGTGAAACCGTTTGGGATGCGGGAATTGTTGGCAAGGTTGCGGGCTCTCCAGCGGCGATCGCCCACGCTCCAACCATCGCAACTGCGCTGCGGCAATCTTATGTTAGACTGGGGAGAGCGTACCCTTTATTATGGCGATGGTGGGGCAGAGGTGGGGATTCCTTTGACTAACAAAGAATTCCAACTGATGGAATATTTTATGCGCCATCCTAACCAAATTATTACTCGCGACCAAATTCTCGATCGCCTGTGGGAACTAGGCGCAGAACCAGCGAGTAACGTCGTTGCCGCACAAATGCGGTTATTGCGGCGCAAGTTAGCCGAAAATGGCTGTAATTGCACCATAGAAACCGTTTACGGTTTGGGTTATCGACTGCAACAGGATGGCTAA